AAAACAGAACTCAATGATTTCATTGAAAAGGGCTTTCCGACTATCATTCATGGGCCACTCGTGAATCCGGTAATACCGCCGTTCAAGCCAGCCTGACAAATCGGAATTTTAAAGCATTCCACATTTCGAATGAATTACTTCTGATCAGGTAACAGATCGATATACTGACTTAAACTCTTTTCGAGGGATTCAAAATTAGGGTTATACATGAGTCTTCGAATCACCCCTTTTTTTAGATTCTCCTCGCTGATTTCTCCCAAATAATCCTCTTTTTTATTCTTGCACTGATTATATTTGTCCATGTCCTTCGGAAAATAGTGATTGCAGTAAGTGTAATCGCCATTTGCGCCGTAGTGGGATGAACTGCCGGGAAGAACAAGCGCCGTATGGGCGGATGACAGGATATGCTGTTCCGGAAAATAACTGTTGACCCGGTCAATTTTACCCGAAGAACTTCCCGGTTTTGTCGTATAAACGATCATTTTGTTATTGGAATGAGTCGCGCTTTCAAAAAAATCAACCGTTCCCGAAAAGATGACCGTCGAGTCGTCTTCGCTGGCAGCAATAAAAGTGGGAATAGTCACCTTCTTCCTTTGCAATTCTGATCTAACCGCTAAAGTCAGAAGGTAAATCTGGTAAGCCGCATTATTCGGAAAAGACTCGTATTTAAACGGATCTTCGTCGTTCATCAAGTCAATCCATTTCCCGTCAGGAATGGCCCAACTATAAACCGTGTGTAAATTCGCGAGAGAAGCGAGCCAGGTAATTTGCATTGCCGGTGAAAACAGGAATAATCCTTTCACGCGGGAGTCCTGGAGGCTTTGATTGACACTGAGCGTCGCTCCGGTTGAAAAACCCATTAAGTAGACTTCGTCCGCCTCCGATGCCAGAGCATCGGTTCCAAAAGCCTCCGCCTTGGCCCATTCCTGCCAAGTCACATTCAGCAGATCTCCCGGGCGGGTTCCATGACCCGGCAAGACAATCGCCATAACCCTGAAACAGTGTTCCTGAAAAAATTGTCCCAGTTGACGTGTCGAATAAGGTGAGTCGGTCAGTCCATGACTGAGTAATATCCCTCTCCGATATCGTTTTATCTTCCCGGGGGAACAAGAGGGAGGGGGTTCCAGTTCATACGGTGAATTCCCGTCGACAATATCTTCCCGATTACTCCCGTTTAAATCCGTTCTCGAATCGGAAATAATTTTCCGGTTCGCCTGGATGTAATTCTCAAACGTGAGGCCTTCGTATTTGATTAGAGACTGAATTCCAGACGGTCGATGCCGGTCGGCTAGTCCGCCATTAACGGATTGTGCCGTCGTCGCACACCCGTAAAGGAATAAAATAAAAATCAGCGTAAATCGCATTAAATTAATCCCTTATCTATATTCCCAAGGCCTTTTCAACTATAAGTCCAGTAGGGCATCACCTTTCTTTCAAAGAAAGTACACATTTACTGGTTCTTAATCAACTTTTAATTTGAAAACTCAATTCCACGTCACACTAAGTCACCCATCCAGTCAAATCTCCGGATAATGATAATAATGATGATATTGACACCACAAAATGAGATTTCAGATTGAGCTTTTATATTAATAAATGCTTTCCATTTCATTTGCAATCAATTCAGGAGGAGCAGATAATCATGCTTAACAAGGATGATTGTGGAGACCTGCTATGGAAGCATTAATTAAAAAAGAGGTCGAGCGAATTATTTTGGTGATTATGAATCTTAACGACGATATTGAAATGGCATGTGATACTTATTCGTCCTTGAACCAGGTGGATGACATCAAAGCGCAGGCGCACGAGGTTCTATCAAAATATAACAATCTTCTGAGCAAAGCAAGTCCGGAAGAAAAGAACGACCTGACGCGGGGGGTGGGAACCAAGATTGCGGAATTAGAAGAACATCTGTCGCGTTTGAAAGAAGCCCCCGAGTAAAAAGAATGGCTGATTGAACTAACTGTTTGTCTCCGAAGAGACCTTGAAACGGCTGACCTCGTTCTTCAGAAGTTCCGCTTCGTTGACCAGGCTTTTTACAGCAGAATTAACTTCTGAAGATAGGGTAGCGTTTTGACTTGTAATGCTGCCGATTTCGGAGACCGATGAGACAATTTTATCGCCCGCGACTTTCTGCTCTTCCGCGGAGTTCAAGACTTCCCTCGTTTTCTCTTGAACCGTGGCGACCGCATCATTGATCAGCTGGGCTCCTTTCGTCTGTTCTGTAATCGCCCGATTGACCTGTTCCGCGGTACTCTGCATCTTTTGAACAGCGGAAACGATTAACGATGTGCCCTTTTTGTGTTCCTGTGTCGAGTTCTTAATCTGCTTGAGCGTGCCGGTAATCCGAACCGTTGCTTCATCGACCTGCCTGATGCCAATAGCCTGCTCCTTCATCGCTCTTTCAATTTCTGAAATCATTTTAAAAGATTGGTCCGAACTTTCTCCTATTGTCTCCAGGGCCACAAACGCCTCCTGGG
This window of the Nitrospirota bacterium genome carries:
- a CDS encoding alpha/beta fold hydrolase, whose protein sequence is MRFTLIFILFLYGCATTAQSVNGGLADRHRPSGIQSLIKYEGLTFENYIQANRKIISDSRTDLNGSNREDIVDGNSPYELEPPPSCSPGKIKRYRRGILLSHGLTDSPYSTRQLGQFFQEHCFRVMAIVLPGHGTRPGDLLNVTWQEWAKAEAFGTDALASEADEVYLMGFSTGATLSVNQSLQDSRVKGLFLFSPAMQITWLASLANLHTVYSWAIPDGKWIDLMNDEDPFKYESFPNNAAYQIYLLTLAVRSELQRKKVTIPTFIAASEDDSTVIFSGTVDFFESATHSNNKMIVYTTKPGSSSGKIDRVNSYFPEQHILSSAHTALVLPGSSSHYGANGDYTYCNHYFPKDMDKYNQCKNKKEDYLGEISEENLKKGVIRRLMYNPNFESLEKSLSQYIDLLPDQK